TTATATTGTTATTTTGCAATAAAAAATAAAAGCTAAAAGATATAAACATGCTTCTAATAATAAAATATCAAAATCAATTATTTTTTATTATTATCGGTTTTTTTATCTTTATCAAAGTCATAAAATGTCACAAATATGGCAACTGCTATTGCAAAGGCTAATACAATATATTGTCCCATTTTATTTCCTTTTTTTGTTATAAAAATTATTAAATTAATATATTATCTAATCAACTTTAAAAATACAATATTATTTTTTAATTATAATATTTCAAAGATCTAGCTTTTATCAACTTTGTATTATATCCATAGTTACTTTGTTGATATTCTTGATATTTGCGAAATCTACAAATTTCTACTAAGAATAGTTTAAATAATATATTTACAGAAAAATGTTTATAAGTTATAAAGTCTATTTTTGATATATTCTTTATATTATTAGCTTAGGATTTTTAATGGGTGTAAGCGAAAATACTTTTGAAATTATCTTAGAAAAATTAAAATAAGCAAAATTAAATAATAAAACAAAAGGATAGATATGTTTAAAAACGAAGAATATATAAACCAGAGAAAAGCATTATGGATAAAAAGTTTTGAGGCTTTTAAAGATGATGAAGAATTTCACAAAGAACAGTTAGAGTTTGCCGAAGCAGGAATAAATGATGGATTTGAGGAAGATCAATTATATAAATTAAACCAAAATTGCAAAAATAAGACAAAACAAACTTACTCATAAATATTTAAATTGTTTTAGCTAAAAAAACCAATTTTAGATATTATTGATTAATCTGTATATAATCACAATATAAAAAAAGAAGCAGAGTTTTTTTAAATACCATTATATTGTTCTAATAATTTTCTAAAATAATATAGATTACTTTGAGTTAGATTATTTAGTGAATTTTTATCAATCTCACACTGATCATTGCAAAAAACAGCGATATTGCAAAAATACTTTTCAGCATTTTCTATACATCCACATTTGTTTAATATTTGAGAATATAAATCGTTAGTAGATGATTTAAAATTCTTACTATCGCTATATCCTAATTTTTTATAAAAATTTGTTTTGTTATTTTTACTATTATCTACAAAATGAAATCTAAGCCAATCTTCAAAATCACCAAGAGTAAGAAATAAATGCTTGTCTTTTGAATTTTTTATATGTTTTATAAGTTTTTCTAAAATTTTCAACTCGCTAGTATCACTTTTTGCTCTATCTAGATCCATTACAATAATAAGCTTATCAACATAAGGTGCTTTTTCTATTTTATAAAGAATGTTTTTATATGAATTATTATTTTTTAAATTTTTTACATCAATTTTAACATTATCATAATTTAGATATTTAAAAAGAGAATTAAAATAATCTTCTTCTGTTTTACCTTCGCACCAAATCTGTATACTGGGCTTTGTTTTTTTATTCATCATAAAGCCCTTTCAAATAATCAATATATGCTTTTTTCTTTTCGCTTCTAATATCATAATCATAGTAAGTTCTTATCTTGCTCTCTAGGTGTTGATCTTTTTGAATTAAAAATATTTGTTGAGAATTTAAAAAACTTACATCAAACAATAAAACATTATGAGATGAAACAATTAATTGTCCATTATGATTTTCTTCTGTATTGATAAGATTGTTAAATATAAGTATTAAAGCTAAGGTACTTATTGAAGAATCTAATTCGTCAATAAAAATAATTTTTCCTTCCTTGATAATTTGGGTTATTTTATCTGCAAAATATACTATTTTTTTAATACCTTCTGATTCTATTTGATAATTAAATTTCTTTCCATTGCGTATAAAAAAGATTTCATATATATTTTTTTCATCTTTTTTATACTTTTTAAACTCAAAATCTTTTATGGTTTTATCCAATAATTGAAAAACCTCCAAAATGCTTTCTTTATGTTCTAAAAAATATTGCTTTTTATTTTCTTCAAATTCAAAATTGTATTTTTTTGAATAGTTACTATTCATATAAACTTCAATATTGTTTATAAGATTTATAAATATTTCTTTTTGCTCTATTTCAAAATCTTTTAAGAAATAAAAAATATTTTCACTAAGCTTTCTTGAAAAGAACATCCCTAGCTGTTCATTTTCTTTTTTGCTATAAATATCAAAAGTAGCCCTCTCATTTTCGAATTTGTATATAATTTTATTATTTTTCAAAAAAGTTTCTTTCAGAACATATTCTTTATTAAATTCTATAGAATAGGCAAAAATATTTTTACTATTATCAGACAGTTCAATATTTAATTTTACAGAATTTGAATTTTTATTAAAAGCATTGTCTACTAAATGCTCTCTTAGTGTATGAGAAAAACCATACTTAATTATATTTAGTAAAATTTTAACACCTATAAAAAAATTTGTTTTTCCACTAGTATTTTTCCCGAAAAATACTGCTGATTTCATAGGTTTCCCAACTTGCGATAAATTAAAATTATACTCATATTTTGTATTTTTCAACTTACTTTTTGGTTTTGCTGTAAAATCAACAATTTG
This genomic interval from Campylobacter sp. CCS1377 contains the following:
- a CDS encoding AAA family ATPase produces the protein MLRKIEISGLYSFGIETQIVDFTAKPKSKLKNTKYEYNFNLSQVGKPMKSAVFFGKNTSGKTNFFIGVKILLNIIKYGFSHTLREHLVDNAFNKNSNSVKLNIELSDNSKNIFAYSIEFNKEYVLKETFLKNNKIIYKFENERATFDIYSKKENEQLGMFFSRKLSENIFYFLKDFEIEQKEIFINLINNIEVYMNSNYSKKYNFEFEENKKQYFLEHKESILEVFQLLDKTIKDFEFKKYKKDEKNIYEIFFIRNGKKFNYQIESEGIKKIVYFADKITQIIKEGKIIFIDELDSSISTLALILIFNNLINTEENHNGQLIVSSHNVLLFDVSFLNSQQIFLIQKDQHLESKIRTYYDYDIRSEKKKAYIDYLKGLYDE
- a CDS encoding RloB domain-containing protein, producing the protein MNKKTKPSIQIWCEGKTEEDYFNSLFKYLNYDNVKIDVKNLKNNNSYKNILYKIEKAPYVDKLIIVMDLDRAKSDTSELKILEKLIKHIKNSKDKHLFLTLGDFEDWLRFHFVDNSKNNKTNFYKKLGYSDSKNFKSSTNDLYSQILNKCGCIENAEKYFCNIAVFCNDQCEIDKNSLNNLTQSNLYYFRKLLEQYNGI